A genomic window from Silene latifolia isolate original U9 population chromosome 11, ASM4854445v1, whole genome shotgun sequence includes:
- the LOC141613605 gene encoding uncharacterized protein LOC141613605 yields MAIRNDNPVHILGKPAGCAVIRVKVDASWVRTFDAAFRWVAYDDTGQELGRRQVRTRAESPLQAEALGVRDIVEWAREERIYHLDFSSDCLQLINQIAEVDRGSHMIEGILEDIRNAFSFFHCLCFSFLPRHLNGLAHSLAKQAIKL; encoded by the coding sequence ATGGCTATTCGCAATGACAATCCTGTGCACATCCTAGGTAAACCGGCGGGATGTGCCGTGATACGGGTAAAAGTGGATGCTAGTTGGGTCAGGACCTTTGATGCGGCCTTCAGGTGGGTTGCGTATGATGATACGGGGCAGGAACTGGGTCGAAGACAAGTGCGTACCAGGGCAGAATCACCGCTGCAAGCTGAAGCATTGGGCGTCCGTGATATCGTGGAATGGGCTCGAGAGGAGCGGATTTACCATCTGGACTTCTCATCGGATTGCTTGCAACTTATCAATCAAATAGCAGAGGTTGACAGAGGTAGCCATATGATTGAAGGGATCTTAGAGGACATTCGGAATGCGTTTAGCTTTTTTCATTGTTTATGCTTTAGTTTTCTTCCAAGACATTTAAATGGCCTCGCGCATAGCTTAGCTAAGCAGGCCATTAAACTGTGA
- the LOC141613604 gene encoding uncharacterized protein LOC141613604, with the protein MALAIAGNGDEEYTKVNEEVTDFARAAAAFWKQRAKIKWMIDRDTCTKYFFNWVKGRAGRNYIHGVKGSDGNWLYEEGRVRGEFQKAFMDLYLSLDDSVEWRDRSLFEPTLKYLDHSFPQDELDRLSRPFSAKEVRAAVFQMGALKAPGPDANRLAKVMGSLVSETQNDFLPGRSISDNILVAHEAINKISSHGYGRQALGAFKTDMSKAYDRVRWDFLEAVLVRIFRQKLFGTQVVLQGMTPIRGTGCSWGIRIILHGLSIVMENIGWKPGLVSRLNVWTARWVGGERPEPRIEWLNHGNGHLANLQVRNLLRPDGRWNKDFIEGMFTEEWAARILAIPRCEMRMGDRAYWPRTTSGIYTVKSGYGLIFEEHMINAGTVKDNGRLNDRGRLFCRKMLWKLPVPQMWKILIWKIITNVIPTGQEFSKRNIEVDFFCGMCKGDQRVMETSEHLFRDCGFSSRIWAGSFLGIRVEGARGTPISDWIYDWIYYLSKREEGMCHVIHFVAVLWGLWTLRNRIKFQDQVVHSHLITNMFYNVVGERAQILCNDLASKQTRSDRRIEEDG; encoded by the exons ATGGCTCTGGCCATTGCAGGGAATGGGGATGAGGAGTACACAAAAGTTAATGAGGAAGTAACGGATTTTGCAAGGGCGGCGGCGGCTTTCTGGAAACAGCGAGCAAAGATTAAGTGGATGATTGACAGGGATACTTGCACAAAATACTTCTTTAATTGGGTTAAAGGTCGAGCGGGGCGGAATTATATCCACGGGGTAAAAGGCTCGGATGGAAATTGGCTCTATGAGGAGGGACGGGTCCGAGGAGAATTCCAGAAAGCTTTTATGGATCTTTATTTATCACTGGATGACAGCGTGGAATGGAGAGACCGTTCCTTGTTTGAGCCTACACTCAAGTATCTTGATCACTCTTTCCCACAAGATGAGCTGGACCGACTAAGTAGGCCTTTCTCAGCTAAGGAGGTCCGCGCAGCGGTTTTCCAAATGGGTGCTCTCAAAGCTCCGGGTCCTGATG CAAATAGACTGGCAAAGGTGATGGGCTCGTTAGTAAGTGAGACACAGAATGATTTTCTCCCGGGAAGGAGCATCAGTGACAATATCCTCGTGGCTCATGAGGCCATCAATAAAATCTCGTCCCATGGATATGGGAGACAGGCTCTGGGTGCTTTTAAGACAGATATGAGCAAGGCGTATGACAGAGTCAGATGGGATTTCTTGGAAGCAGTGTTGGTAAG GATTTTCAGACAAAAGCTTTTTGGGACTCAAGTAGTACTACAGGGTATGACACCTATCAGGGGCACTGGATGTTCATGGGGCATACGTATTATTTTGCATGGGCTCTCAATTGTTATGGAAAATATTGGTTGGAAACCTGGTCTTGTTTCGAGGCTGAATGTCTGGACTGCGAGATGGGTGGGGGGAGAGCGACCGGAGCCTAGGATTGAATGGCTAAATCATGGTAATGGCCACCTTGCTAACTTACAGGTTAGGAATCTTCTCCGGCCTGATGGTAGATGGAATAAAGACTTTATAGAGGGCATGTTCACGGAGGAATGGGCTGCACGGATTCTTGCTATTCCGCGGTGTGAAATGCGAATGGGTGATAGAGCTTACTGGCCGCGCACAACGTCGGGCATCTACACGGTAAAGAGTGGGTATGGTCTTATCTTCGAAGAACATATGATAAATGCTGGGACTGTAAAGGATAACGGTAGGCTAAATGATCGAGGTCGGCTTTTTTGTCGAAAAATGTTATGGAAACTACCAGTGCCACAGATGTGGAAAATTCTTATTTGGAAAATTATTACCAATGTGATACCGACTGGACAAGAGTTTTCCAAGCGAAATATTGAAGTGGACTTCTTCTGTGGTATGTGCAAGGGAGACCAACGAGTCATGGAAACCTCTGAGCATCTCTTTAGGGACTGTGGTTTTTCAAGTAGAATCTGGGCAGGTTCGTTCCTAGGTATAAGGGTAGAGGGTGCTAGAGGCACTCCCATTTCTGATTGGATCTATGACTGGATATATTATCTGAGCAAACGAGAGGAGGGAATGTGCCACGTGATACATTTTGTGGCTGTCTTGTGGGGTCTGTGGACTCTGAGAAATAGAATAAAATTCCAGGATCAGGTTGTGCACTCGCATTTGATCACGAATATGTTCTATAACGTCGTTGGGGAGAGAGCGCAAATCTTGTGCAATGATCTGGCCTCAAAACAGACTCGGAGTGACAGGCGAATTGAGGAAGACGGATAG